One Halorientalis litorea DNA segment encodes these proteins:
- a CDS encoding DNA-methyltransferase encodes MQTEHRVVVGDAREMAALDDDSVDLVVTSPPYPLIEQWDDTFTGLDPAIGEALDADDGERAFEAMHDVLDTVWAEVVRVLRQGGIACVNVGDATRSVDGEFRLWPNHAEVVRRLRERGLSSLPGLLWRKPTNSPTKFMGSGTLPPNAYPTLEHEHVLLFRNGSTRRYPPGDDQRYESAYFWEERNEWFSDLWEIPGEDQRLGGDGSVARERSGAFPLEVPLRLIRMFSTYGDTVLDPFWGTGTTTAAAMVAARDSVGYELDEGFRAAFGGTVDEVPALADERTATRLAAHREFVAQRRAAGDEPAYEAEYYDFPVVTKRERQVRFYTVADVCERDDPTDDRYVVTHEPFEG; translated from the coding sequence ATGCAGACAGAGCACCGGGTCGTCGTCGGCGACGCCCGGGAGATGGCCGCCCTCGACGACGACAGCGTCGACCTCGTCGTCACGTCACCGCCATACCCGCTCATCGAGCAGTGGGACGACACCTTCACCGGTCTCGACCCGGCCATCGGCGAGGCCCTCGACGCGGACGACGGCGAGCGTGCCTTCGAGGCGATGCACGACGTGCTGGACACCGTGTGGGCAGAGGTCGTCCGGGTTCTCCGGCAGGGCGGCATCGCCTGTGTCAACGTCGGGGACGCCACCCGGTCCGTCGACGGTGAGTTCCGCCTGTGGCCCAACCACGCAGAGGTCGTACGCCGCCTCCGCGAGCGTGGCCTCTCCTCGCTGCCGGGTCTCCTCTGGCGCAAGCCGACCAACAGTCCCACGAAGTTCATGGGGTCGGGGACGCTCCCGCCCAACGCCTACCCGACGCTGGAACACGAGCACGTGCTGCTCTTCCGGAACGGGTCGACCCGGCGGTACCCACCCGGCGACGACCAGCGATACGAGAGCGCGTACTTCTGGGAGGAACGCAACGAGTGGTTCTCGGACCTCTGGGAAATCCCCGGCGAGGACCAACGGCTCGGCGGCGATGGCAGTGTCGCCCGCGAACGGTCGGGTGCCTTCCCGCTCGAAGTCCCACTCCGCCTGATACGGATGTTCTCGACGTACGGTGACACCGTACTCGACCCGTTCTGGGGGACTGGGACGACCACGGCGGCGGCGATGGTCGCCGCCCGCGACTCCGTGGGCTACGAACTCGACGAGGGATTCCGGGCGGCCTTCGGGGGAACCGTCGACGAGGTACCGGCACTGGCCGACGAGCGGACTGCGACCCGACTGGCGGCCCACCGCGAGTTCGTCGCACAGCGCCGGGCGGCCGGCGACGAACCGGCCTACGAAGCCGAGTACTACGACTTCCCTGTCGTCACGAAACGCGAGCGGCAGGTCCGCTTCTACACCGTCGCCGACGTGTGCGAGCGCGACGACCCCACAGACGACAGGTACGTCGTGACCCACGAGCCATTCGAGGGGTAG
- a CDS encoding transcription initiation factor IIB, which translates to MSENTRARTRTTEETNEESSEQTACPECGGTLLMDDEHGETVCDDCGLVVEEGEIDRGPEWRAFDASEKDEKSRVGAPTTNMMHDKGLSTNIDWRDKDAYGNSLGSRQRQKMQRLRKWNERFRTRDSKERNLKQALGEIDRMASALGLPENVRETASVIYRRALDEDLLPGRSIEGVSTASVYAAARQAGVPRSLDEITDVSRVEKSEIARTYRYVVRELGLEVQPADPESYVPRFASSLELSDEAEHRARQLLQNAKEQGVHSGKSPVGLAAAAVYAAALLTNEKTTQAAVSEVADISEVTIRNRYHELLEAEQDLPMA; encoded by the coding sequence ATGAGCGAGAACACGAGAGCGCGAACGCGCACGACGGAAGAGACGAACGAGGAGAGTTCCGAGCAGACCGCCTGTCCCGAGTGCGGTGGGACACTCCTCATGGACGACGAACACGGCGAGACGGTGTGTGACGACTGCGGCCTCGTCGTCGAGGAAGGTGAAATCGACCGCGGGCCGGAGTGGCGTGCGTTCGACGCCAGCGAGAAAGACGAGAAGTCCCGCGTCGGTGCCCCCACCACCAACATGATGCACGACAAGGGGCTCTCGACCAACATCGACTGGCGCGACAAGGACGCCTACGGCAACTCCCTAGGCAGTCGCCAACGCCAGAAGATGCAGCGACTGCGCAAGTGGAACGAGCGGTTCCGGACCCGCGACTCGAAAGAGCGCAACCTCAAGCAGGCACTCGGCGAAATCGACCGCATGGCCTCCGCCCTCGGCCTCCCCGAGAACGTCCGCGAGACTGCCAGCGTCATCTACCGCCGCGCGCTGGACGAGGACCTCCTCCCCGGCCGCTCCATCGAAGGTGTCTCCACGGCGTCGGTGTACGCCGCCGCCCGACAGGCCGGCGTCCCCCGGAGTCTCGACGAGATTACCGACGTGTCCCGCGTCGAGAAGAGCGAAATCGCCCGGACGTACCGCTACGTGGTCCGAGAACTCGGGTTGGAGGTCCAGCCCGCCGACCCCGAGAGTTACGTGCCGCGCTTTGCCTCGTCGCTCGAACTCTCCGACGAGGCCGAACACCGTGCCCGTCAACTCCTCCAGAACGCCAAAGAGCAGGGCGTCCACTCCGGGAAATCGCCCGTGGGACTGGCCGCCGCCGCCGTCTACGCCGCCGCCCTCCTGACCAACGAGAAGACGACCCAAGCCGCCGTCAGCGAGGTGGCCGACATCAGCGAGGTCACCATCCGCAACCGCTACCACGAACTCTTAGAGGCAGAGCAAGACCTGCCGATGGCCTGA
- a CDS encoding type I 3-dehydroquinate dehydratase, which produces MDFESFVLAASTADLGEEPAAREHADAIEFRMDLAEEPLAALADYDGELPILATNRAAWEGGEAEDDERRLDTLCTACEYEAVEAVDVELAAVADEDARFVLDRASDHGVATVVSAHDFDGTPPAPELRQLLDQACRHGDVGKLAVTAADEDDVLELLAATRASTKGGDAVATMSMGEVGRHSRAVAPVYGSKIGYAPVDPADATAPGQYDLATLRRLVTTLSSDETGETQG; this is translated from the coding sequence ATGGACTTCGAGTCGTTCGTGCTCGCGGCGAGCACGGCCGATCTCGGCGAGGAACCGGCGGCCCGCGAACACGCCGACGCTATCGAGTTCAGGATGGACCTCGCCGAGGAGCCACTCGCCGCACTGGCGGACTACGACGGGGAACTGCCGATACTCGCCACCAACCGCGCCGCGTGGGAGGGCGGCGAGGCCGAAGACGACGAGCGACGCCTCGACACGCTCTGTACCGCCTGCGAGTACGAGGCGGTCGAAGCAGTCGACGTGGAACTCGCCGCCGTCGCGGACGAGGACGCGCGGTTCGTGCTGGACCGTGCCAGCGACCACGGCGTCGCGACGGTCGTCTCGGCACACGACTTCGACGGGACACCACCCGCACCCGAACTGCGCCAACTCCTCGACCAGGCCTGTCGGCACGGTGACGTGGGGAAACTCGCCGTCACCGCGGCCGACGAGGACGACGTACTGGAGTTGCTCGCGGCGACCCGCGCCTCGACGAAGGGGGGCGACGCCGTCGCCACGATGTCGATGGGGGAGGTGGGTCGCCACTCCCGTGCCGTCGCGCCGGTGTACGGCTCGAAAATCGGCTACGCGCCGGTGGACCCTGCCGACGCCACGGCACCCGGTCAGTACGACCTCGCGACTCTCAGACGGCTGGTAACGACCCTCTCGTCGGATGAGACGGGCGAAACACAAGGTTGA
- a CDS encoding condensation domain-containing protein encodes MTTTVPFSLIEESVYHIEQAYTPWNMQGEFETSETVDMDRLREAAVAVAEAFPMARAHRQPSSLADYEYVWEIADSVDTEDVVVREVDGEETDLETAQNWMYNRLFDLTEEFPFRVMVVRGEGLNGGDRLLLSVNHVAADGVGLLRIAQALCTAYRGNEPHGSMISFEDSRDLLEDIRPSTLPDRLDQFGSVAGRLKDFINSPTRIAPDGGSNRDGWGFARRRLSEDLTDRLVSDRPEGVSVNDMLLAGLHLAIEEWNDDHDKYSGKLSTMMPVNLRPEEWFYDVVGMYSMFESVETHSRDRRSPGRTVETIAEQTTELKQRDRAAALYEVLKMLPPGVPLGLKQLLPELLRGPGQRFLDTALLTNLGRLPMVPSLAEDAEEEIWFSPPTWRGTPIGVGVATFDGQVNFSFRYRRDLFDSPGAAEFADYFVENVERTIE; translated from the coding sequence ATGACCACGACAGTCCCGTTCTCGCTGATAGAGGAGTCAGTGTATCACATCGAGCAGGCGTACACGCCGTGGAACATGCAGGGCGAGTTCGAGACGTCCGAGACGGTGGACATGGACCGCCTCCGCGAGGCAGCGGTCGCCGTCGCCGAGGCGTTCCCGATGGCGCGAGCACACCGCCAGCCGAGCAGTCTCGCGGACTACGAGTACGTCTGGGAGATAGCGGACAGTGTCGACACGGAGGACGTGGTCGTCCGTGAAGTCGACGGCGAAGAGACGGACCTCGAAACCGCCCAGAACTGGATGTACAACCGCCTGTTCGACCTCACCGAGGAGTTCCCGTTCCGCGTGATGGTGGTCCGGGGTGAGGGACTGAACGGCGGTGACCGACTGCTGTTGAGCGTCAACCACGTCGCCGCCGACGGCGTCGGTCTCCTCCGCATCGCGCAAGCACTCTGTACGGCGTACCGCGGGAACGAGCCGCACGGGAGCATGATTTCGTTCGAGGACTCGCGGGACCTGCTCGAAGACATCCGCCCGTCGACGCTCCCCGACCGACTCGACCAGTTCGGGTCCGTGGCCGGGCGGCTGAAAGACTTCATCAACTCACCGACCCGAATCGCGCCGGACGGCGGGAGTAACCGCGACGGGTGGGGATTCGCCCGTCGCCGCCTCAGCGAAGACCTGACCGACCGCCTCGTGTCCGACCGGCCCGAGGGCGTCTCGGTCAACGACATGCTCCTCGCCGGTCTCCACCTCGCAATCGAGGAGTGGAACGACGACCACGACAAGTACTCCGGGAAGCTGAGTACCATGATGCCGGTGAACCTCCGCCCCGAGGAGTGGTTCTACGACGTCGTCGGGATGTACTCCATGTTCGAGAGCGTGGAGACACACAGTCGTGACAGGCGGTCACCGGGGCGAACGGTCGAAACCATCGCCGAGCAGACGACCGAGCTCAAACAGCGCGACCGGGCCGCCGCGCTCTACGAGGTATTGAAGATGCTGCCACCCGGCGTCCCGCTCGGCCTGAAACAGTTGCTTCCGGAACTCCTGCGCGGCCCCGGGCAGCGGTTCCTCGACACGGCACTGCTGACCAACCTCGGCCGCCTCCCGATGGTCCCCTCCCTCGCCGAGGACGCGGAGGAGGAGATTTGGTTCTCTCCACCGACGTGGCGCGGGACGCCCATCGGCGTCGGCGTGGCGACGTTCGACGGGCAGGTCAACTTCTCGTTCCGCTATCGCCGGGACCTGTTCGACAGCCCCGGTGCCGCGGAGTTCGCCGACTACTTCGTCGAGAACGTCGAGCGAACCATCGAGTGA